In candidate division WOR-3 bacterium, the sequence CTGTAGAACTCGCTTGACGCCGGGTCGAGGGCGATGAAGACCTGCTCGCCGAGGCGGTAGCCGGCCTTCGTCACCGCGCGCTCGATGTACTCCAGCGGTTCCTCGTGGTCGCGGAACATCGGGGCGAAGCCACCTTCGTCGCCGACTGAAGTCGGTTTGCCGGCAGCGTGAAGCAGCATCCTCAGGTGACGGTAGATTTCGGCCGCGGCGCGCAGTGCCTCGTGGAAAGTCGGGAACCCGGCCGGGACAACCATGTATTCCTGGACGTCGAGGTTGTTGGAAGAGTGGGCGCCGCCGTTGATGACGTTCAGAAGTGGCGTCGGTAGCACCATAGTGCCCGCGCCGCCGAGGAAACGGTAGACGCAGATGCCGGCGGTGATTGACGCGGCCCGGCACACTGCGAGCGACGTGCCGAGTATGGCATTGGCCCCGAGCTTGCCCTTATTCGACGTCGGGTCGAGTTCGATCAGTGCCTGGTCGATCCGGTACTGGTTGGTGGCGATCATCCCGACGAGGCGACGGCGGATCGTGCTGTTCACGTTCCTGACCGCCTTGAGCACGCCCTGGCCGAGGAACCGTTTCGGGTCGCCGTCGCGCAGTTCGCAGGCTTCGTACTTTCCGGTCGACGCGCCGGAAGGAACCGAGGCACGGCCCATGGTTCCGTCGGACAGGATGCAGTCCACCTCGATAGTGGGATTGCCTCGCGAGTCGAGTATCTCGCGGGCTTCGAGGTCGGCGATGAGTGGCGCGGGCATGTGCTACTCCTCGCCGGCGAGCGTCTTGTACTCGGCCCGGCGCTCGGCGTAAAGCGGGAAACCTTTGACCAGTTCGGCCACATCACCCTTGACCTTCTCGAGCTCAGCTTCGTTGTCGCGGGCGGCGACCGCGCGGTCGATGAGGCCGGCGATCGTCTTCATCTCTTGTTCCTTCATGCCGCGAGTGGTGAGCGCGGGCGTGCCCAGCCGGATACCCGATGCGATGAACGGCTTCTCCGGGTCGTAGGGAATCGTGTTACGATTCACAGTTACGCGTACTTTGCCCAGCACCCGTT encodes:
- a CDS encoding phosphopyruvate hydratase — protein: MPAPLIADLEAREILDSRGNPTIEVDCILSDGTMGRASVPSGASTGKYEACELRDGDPKRFLGQGVLKAVRNVNSTIRRRLVGMIATNQYRIDQALIELDPTSNKGKLGANAILGTSLAVCRAASITAGICVYRFLGGAGTMVLPTPLLNVINGGAHSSNNLDVQEYMVVPAGFPTFHEALRAAAEIYRHLRMLLHAAGKPTSVGDEGGFAPMFRDHEEPLEYIERAVTKAGYRLGEQVFIALDPASSEFYSKGLYHFRTPKQHTLTSGELIDLYDTWTKKYPIISIEDGLAENDRAGWKKMTDRLGSRVQLVGDDIFVTNTNRLKQGIRDGIANAVLIKPNQVGTVSETLDCVKVATDSGYRTVISHRSGETSDHFIADLAVAANSGQIKTGAPCRSERVTKYNRLIRIEEDDVLRYAGMHTLKR